A single window of Castor canadensis chromosome 3, mCasCan1.hap1v2, whole genome shotgun sequence DNA harbors:
- the Tcea1 gene encoding transcription elongation factor A protein 1 isoform X2, with translation MEGGKMHDYPQKAGALDLLKELKNIPMTLELLQSTRIGMSVNAIRKQSTDEEVTSLAKSLIKSWKKLLDGPSTDKDPEEKKKESAMPSQNSPEAREESSSSGNVSSRKDETNARDTYVSSFPRAPSTSDSVRLKCREMLAAALRTGDDYVAIGADEEELGSQIEEAIYQEIRNTDMKYKNRVRSRISNLKDAKNPNLRKNVLCGNIPPDLFARMTAEEMASDELKEMRKNLTKEAIREHQMAKTGGTQTDLFTCGKCKKKNCTYTQVQTRSADEPMTTFVVCNECGNRWKFC, from the exons GCTGGAGCACTGGATTTGCTGAAAGAACTTAAGAATATTCCCATGACCTTGGAATTACTACAG TCCACAAGAATTGGAATGTCAGTTAATGCTATCCGCAAGCAGAGTACAGATGAAGAAGTTACATCTTTAGCAAAGTCTCTCATCAAATCCTGGAAAAAGTTATTAG ATGGACCATCAACTGATAAAGaccctgaagaaaagaaaaaagaatctgcaATGCCATCACAAAATAGCCCTGAAGCAAGAGAAGAAAG TAGTTCCAGTGGCAACGTAAGCAGCAGAAAGGATGAGACAAATGCTCGAGATACTTATGTTTCGTCTTTTCCTCGGGCACCAAGCACTTCTGATTCTGTGCGGTTAAAGTGTAGGGAGATGCTTGCCGCAGCTCTCCGAACGGGAG ATGACTACGTTGCTATTGGAGCTGATGAGGAAGAACTGGGATCTCAGATTGAGGAAG CTATATATCAAGAGATAAGGAATACAGAcatgaaatacaaaaatagaGTAAGAAGTAGGATATCAAATCTTAAAGATGCAAAGAAtccaaatttaaggaaaaatgtgCTGTGTGGAAATATTCCTCCTGACTTGTTTGCTAGAATGACAGCAGAG GAAATGGCTAGTGATGAGCTCAAAGAGATGAGGAAAAACTTAACCAAAGAAGCTATCAGAGAGCATCAGATGGCCAAGACTGGTGGAACTCAGACTGACTTATTCACGTGTGGCAAATGTAAAAAGAAGAATTGTACTTACACACAG GTACAAACTCGTAGTGCTGATGAACCAATGACAACCTTTGTTGTCTGTAACGAATGTGGAAATCGCTGGAAG ttcTGTTGA
- the Tcea1 gene encoding transcription elongation factor A protein 1 isoform X1 translates to MEDEVVRIAKKMDKMVQKKNAAGALDLLKELKNIPMTLELLQSTRIGMSVNAIRKQSTDEEVTSLAKSLIKSWKKLLDGPSTDKDPEEKKKESAMPSQNSPEAREESSSSGNVSSRKDETNARDTYVSSFPRAPSTSDSVRLKCREMLAAALRTGDDYVAIGADEEELGSQIEEAIYQEIRNTDMKYKNRVRSRISNLKDAKNPNLRKNVLCGNIPPDLFARMTAEEMASDELKEMRKNLTKEAIREHQMAKTGGTQTDLFTCGKCKKKNCTYTQVQTRSADEPMTTFVVCNECGNRWKFC, encoded by the exons ATGGAGGATGAGGTGGTTCGCATTGCCAAGAAGATGGACAAGATGGTGCAGAAGAAGAACGCG GCTGGAGCACTGGATTTGCTGAAAGAACTTAAGAATATTCCCATGACCTTGGAATTACTACAG TCCACAAGAATTGGAATGTCAGTTAATGCTATCCGCAAGCAGAGTACAGATGAAGAAGTTACATCTTTAGCAAAGTCTCTCATCAAATCCTGGAAAAAGTTATTAG ATGGACCATCAACTGATAAAGaccctgaagaaaagaaaaaagaatctgcaATGCCATCACAAAATAGCCCTGAAGCAAGAGAAGAAAG TAGTTCCAGTGGCAACGTAAGCAGCAGAAAGGATGAGACAAATGCTCGAGATACTTATGTTTCGTCTTTTCCTCGGGCACCAAGCACTTCTGATTCTGTGCGGTTAAAGTGTAGGGAGATGCTTGCCGCAGCTCTCCGAACGGGAG ATGACTACGTTGCTATTGGAGCTGATGAGGAAGAACTGGGATCTCAGATTGAGGAAG CTATATATCAAGAGATAAGGAATACAGAcatgaaatacaaaaatagaGTAAGAAGTAGGATATCAAATCTTAAAGATGCAAAGAAtccaaatttaaggaaaaatgtgCTGTGTGGAAATATTCCTCCTGACTTGTTTGCTAGAATGACAGCAGAG GAAATGGCTAGTGATGAGCTCAAAGAGATGAGGAAAAACTTAACCAAAGAAGCTATCAGAGAGCATCAGATGGCCAAGACTGGTGGAACTCAGACTGACTTATTCACGTGTGGCAAATGTAAAAAGAAGAATTGTACTTACACACAG GTACAAACTCGTAGTGCTGATGAACCAATGACAACCTTTGTTGTCTGTAACGAATGTGGAAATCGCTGGAAG ttcTGTTGA
- the Tcea1 gene encoding transcription elongation factor A protein 1 isoform X3 encodes MWILQSTRIGMSVNAIRKQSTDEEVTSLAKSLIKSWKKLLDGPSTDKDPEEKKKESAMPSQNSPEAREESSSSGNVSSRKDETNARDTYVSSFPRAPSTSDSVRLKCREMLAAALRTGDDYVAIGADEEELGSQIEEAIYQEIRNTDMKYKNRVRSRISNLKDAKNPNLRKNVLCGNIPPDLFARMTAEEMASDELKEMRKNLTKEAIREHQMAKTGGTQTDLFTCGKCKKKNCTYTQVQTRSADEPMTTFVVCNECGNRWKFC; translated from the exons ATGTGGATACTCCAG TCCACAAGAATTGGAATGTCAGTTAATGCTATCCGCAAGCAGAGTACAGATGAAGAAGTTACATCTTTAGCAAAGTCTCTCATCAAATCCTGGAAAAAGTTATTAG ATGGACCATCAACTGATAAAGaccctgaagaaaagaaaaaagaatctgcaATGCCATCACAAAATAGCCCTGAAGCAAGAGAAGAAAG TAGTTCCAGTGGCAACGTAAGCAGCAGAAAGGATGAGACAAATGCTCGAGATACTTATGTTTCGTCTTTTCCTCGGGCACCAAGCACTTCTGATTCTGTGCGGTTAAAGTGTAGGGAGATGCTTGCCGCAGCTCTCCGAACGGGAG ATGACTACGTTGCTATTGGAGCTGATGAGGAAGAACTGGGATCTCAGATTGAGGAAG CTATATATCAAGAGATAAGGAATACAGAcatgaaatacaaaaatagaGTAAGAAGTAGGATATCAAATCTTAAAGATGCAAAGAAtccaaatttaaggaaaaatgtgCTGTGTGGAAATATTCCTCCTGACTTGTTTGCTAGAATGACAGCAGAG GAAATGGCTAGTGATGAGCTCAAAGAGATGAGGAAAAACTTAACCAAAGAAGCTATCAGAGAGCATCAGATGGCCAAGACTGGTGGAACTCAGACTGACTTATTCACGTGTGGCAAATGTAAAAAGAAGAATTGTACTTACACACAG GTACAAACTCGTAGTGCTGATGAACCAATGACAACCTTTGTTGTCTGTAACGAATGTGGAAATCGCTGGAAG ttcTGTTGA